The Halomonas sp. KG2 genome contains a region encoding:
- a CDS encoding molybdopterin-binding protein encodes MSLSCFELGEQMLSVDAAREALLSLAEQPVAVESVALSQAYGRRLATDITAPINVPQNTNAAMDGIALAWPGEQPHQTQWPIAGDAFAGQAFEGSVPLGQCVRITTGAPLPAGTDTIIMREQLSEHDGSVTIDSPDRVSHGQHVRQAGEDIALGEVALVAGTRLDAACLGLIASLGYGEVCIFRRPKVAIFSTGNEVTPPGEALPSAGIYDTNRFTLMGLLNEQGADVMDLGILPDDPTTIQNALARAAKQCDLVITSGGVSVGHADYTREALETLGQLAFWRVALRPGRPMACGWLGESRKPFVGLPGNPVAVMVTFSQFVVPLLERLQKQTPVPPRRLTAITQTPLKSRLKRTDFIRGIYSSDAHGVLQVRSTGAQGSGILTSMVAANCLIELGDDQAGAQPGDAVCIQPLTRWQ; translated from the coding sequence ATGAGCCTGTCGTGCTTCGAACTCGGTGAGCAAATGCTCAGCGTTGACGCAGCGCGAGAGGCACTACTGTCCCTGGCTGAACAGCCCGTTGCGGTCGAATCGGTAGCGCTTAGCCAAGCTTATGGCAGGCGCTTAGCCACCGATATCACCGCGCCAATTAACGTGCCACAGAATACCAATGCAGCCATGGATGGTATCGCCCTGGCGTGGCCAGGAGAGCAACCTCATCAAACCCAATGGCCGATTGCAGGCGATGCTTTTGCCGGACAAGCGTTTGAAGGCAGCGTACCTCTCGGCCAGTGCGTACGCATTACCACAGGCGCTCCCTTACCGGCAGGCACCGACACCATTATCATGCGCGAGCAGCTTAGCGAGCATGACGGCAGTGTCACCATTGATTCCCCCGACCGAGTTAGCCATGGTCAGCATGTGCGCCAAGCAGGGGAAGATATTGCCCTAGGCGAGGTAGCACTGGTAGCGGGCACACGACTAGATGCCGCCTGCTTGGGGTTAATAGCCTCACTGGGCTATGGTGAGGTTTGCATTTTCAGGCGCCCAAAGGTGGCTATCTTCTCTACTGGAAATGAGGTCACTCCCCCTGGCGAAGCGCTGCCCAGCGCAGGCATTTACGACACCAATCGTTTTACATTGATGGGCTTGCTCAACGAACAGGGTGCTGATGTGATGGATCTAGGCATTTTGCCTGATGACCCCACCACCATTCAAAATGCCCTGGCTCGCGCAGCCAAGCAGTGTGATTTAGTCATTACCAGTGGGGGCGTTTCTGTCGGCCACGCCGATTACACCAGGGAAGCGTTGGAAACATTAGGCCAATTAGCTTTTTGGCGCGTGGCGCTGCGCCCCGGACGCCCCATGGCCTGCGGCTGGCTGGGTGAATCGCGCAAACCATTTGTCGGCTTACCCGGCAACCCCGTTGCGGTCATGGTAACCTTTAGCCAATTCGTGGTGCCATTATTGGAACGTTTACAAAAACAAACCCCCGTTCCACCGAGGCGTTTAACAGCCATTACCCAAACTCCGCTAAAAAGTCGCCTAAAGCGCACCGATTTTATACGTGGCATTTATTCAAGCGATGCTCACGGTGTGCTGCAGGTACGTAGTACCGGAGCGCAGGGGTCTGGGATTTTAACCTCGATGGTAGCTGCTAACTGCCTGATTGAACTGGGTGATGATCAAGCAGGCGCCCAGCCAGGCGACGCAGTCTGCATCCAACCACTGACGAGGTGGCAATGA
- a CDS encoding GTP-binding protein, which translates to MSATRVPVHIITGFLGSGKTTLIHSLIEQKPVDEKWAILVNEFGQIGIDQAMFEQRDDVVVKGLPGGCLCCQLAFVLQAALVNLLARNKPDRVIIEPSGLGHPAGLLDLLRGEAFQDVVAVHDIIATLDPRRLDESRVREHETFQDQLAMADAIAITMGEQASTEQHEHAQRFVTELWPPRKWVHRSEHGTMPLSLLLNSAQTRAQQDTAVPDTHRQMMATPTLEGAFFDTAPALGQPQHKTASALGYTSTGLRWHPSERFDLDRLAAHVAEFPSSARVKGVFHTKQGWKQLNRADGTLSLGNSAWRQDSRLEVITPDNDADTHTNLLTELQSSGALLS; encoded by the coding sequence TTGTCAGCCACTCGCGTGCCCGTGCATATCATTACAGGCTTTCTCGGCAGCGGCAAAACCACGCTTATCCACAGCCTAATCGAGCAAAAGCCTGTGGATGAGAAGTGGGCCATTTTAGTCAATGAGTTTGGCCAGATTGGCATTGATCAAGCGATGTTTGAGCAGCGCGATGATGTCGTCGTCAAGGGGCTCCCCGGAGGCTGCCTATGTTGCCAGCTGGCCTTTGTGCTGCAGGCTGCACTGGTCAATTTGCTCGCCCGCAACAAACCAGACCGCGTCATTATTGAGCCTTCGGGGCTTGGCCATCCAGCCGGCTTACTCGATTTGCTGCGCGGCGAAGCCTTTCAAGATGTTGTGGCCGTGCACGATATTATTGCTACCCTAGATCCGCGCCGGTTAGATGAATCTCGGGTCCGTGAACACGAGACCTTTCAGGACCAGTTGGCCATGGCCGATGCCATCGCCATTACGATGGGCGAGCAGGCCAGTACCGAACAACACGAACATGCGCAGCGCTTTGTGACGGAGCTCTGGCCACCACGCAAGTGGGTTCATCGCAGTGAGCATGGCACGATGCCGCTATCGCTGCTGTTGAACAGCGCCCAGACCCGTGCCCAACAAGATACCGCTGTCCCTGATACGCATCGTCAAATGATGGCAACTCCCACGCTGGAAGGCGCTTTTTTTGATACGGCTCCTGCGCTGGGCCAACCTCAGCACAAGACGGCTAGCGCCCTTGGATACACCAGCACAGGCCTTCGTTGGCACCCCAGTGAACGCTTTGATCTTGATCGTTTGGCCGCCCACGTAGCTGAGTTTCCCTCATCTGCGCGAGTAAAAGGCGTCTTTCATACCAAGCAGGGCTGGAAGCAGCTCAATCGAGCCGATGGAACACTTAGTCTCGGCAATAGCGCCTGGCGGCAAGATTCGCGGCTTGAGGTGATTACCCCCGACAATGACGCTGATACTCACACCAATTTACTGACAGAACTGCAATCATCAGGAGCGCTGTTGAGCTAA
- a CDS encoding twin-arginine translocation signal domain-containing protein, whose product MHTSHNPERRRFMKTVGLGTAAAGAAAAVGHVTLAQADSTTSIEPKKQTTNYHETDHIRAYYASLRD is encoded by the coding sequence ATGCACACGTCACACAATCCTGAGCGCCGTCGGTTTATGAAAACCGTTGGGCTAGGTACCGCCGCTGCCGGTGCGGCCGCTGCAGTAGGTCACGTCACGCTAGCTCAAGCCGATAGCACCACATCGATTGAGCCTAAAAAACAAACAACGAATTACCACGAAACTGACCATATTCGCGCGTACTATGCGTCGCTGCGTGATTGA
- a CDS encoding molecular chaperone TorD family protein yields the protein MSDAMPTLSDTDALRADIYQLLASLLRQAPDGELLAWLASLDIEQDGSRLAECWSALSNAAGQSSVESLQRAHFRLLVGVIQGEIVPYASWYRNGELMEAALVALRQDLRALGFERSEHTREPEDHLAAICEVMAMLITSQSSEQSYFFQQHMAPWSTRCFDDLTRVDTVFYASLGQLGGAFMESEQATLSERAAYQAVRIVEPTTTATGAARDVTP from the coding sequence ATGAGTGATGCAATGCCCACACTTAGCGATACAGACGCACTGCGGGCCGATATTTATCAGCTCTTAGCCAGTTTGCTACGCCAGGCGCCCGACGGTGAGTTATTAGCGTGGCTAGCCAGTCTAGATATTGAGCAAGACGGCAGCCGATTGGCGGAGTGTTGGTCAGCGCTCTCAAATGCTGCTGGCCAAAGCAGTGTAGAAAGCCTGCAGCGTGCCCACTTTCGTCTTCTGGTTGGCGTCATTCAGGGCGAGATAGTGCCTTATGCGTCTTGGTACCGAAATGGGGAATTAATGGAGGCAGCATTAGTTGCATTACGCCAGGACCTTCGCGCGCTGGGGTTTGAGCGTAGCGAGCATACCCGCGAGCCAGAAGATCATTTGGCTGCTATATGTGAGGTGATGGCAATGCTGATTACGTCCCAGAGCAGCGAGCAGAGCTACTTCTTCCAGCAACACATGGCTCCCTGGTCAACGCGCTGCTTTGACGACCTCACTAGAGTCGACACTGTTTTTTACGCATCGCTTGGCCAGTTAGGCGGCGCGTTTATGGAAAGCGAGCAGGCAACGTTGAGCGAAAGAGCGGCCTATCAAGCGGTGCGGATTGTGGAGCCAACGACAACCGCAACCGGCGCGGCGCGCGACGTCACACCGTGA
- the mobA gene encoding molybdenum cofactor guanylyltransferase, with translation MITPQTLTGMILAGGEGRRMGGRDKGLEPFAGLPLVAHVAQRFDGHVSELLINANRNTDAYALFASRVIEDAEGGFKGPLMGIYSGLRAAKTPWLLVAPCDSPALPNDLVARMVAGITSESSEHDIAVAFDGERLHPVVALLRTSLADDLANALAEGERKIDRWYARHSWCKVDMSDCPETFANLNTEEEKARLELTLDSVAKNAASRETP, from the coding sequence ATGATCACCCCACAAACCCTCACTGGCATGATTCTCGCGGGCGGCGAAGGCCGCCGTATGGGTGGGCGTGACAAAGGCCTTGAACCCTTCGCGGGGCTACCGCTCGTGGCCCATGTGGCTCAACGCTTTGATGGCCATGTCTCTGAACTATTGATCAACGCCAATCGCAACACAGATGCCTATGCACTGTTTGCAAGCCGGGTTATTGAGGACGCGGAAGGCGGCTTTAAAGGCCCCTTGATGGGCATTTATAGTGGCCTACGCGCTGCTAAAACGCCCTGGCTATTGGTTGCCCCTTGCGACTCACCTGCCCTACCTAATGACCTAGTGGCGCGTATGGTGGCGGGCATCACCTCAGAGAGTAGTGAACACGATATCGCCGTTGCGTTTGACGGCGAGCGCCTGCACCCAGTCGTCGCACTGCTGCGCACCTCGCTTGCCGATGACTTAGCGAATGCGCTGGCTGAGGGCGAACGTAAAATCGACCGCTGGTACGCTCGCCACTCATGGTGCAAGGTCGATATGTCGGACTGCCCAGAAACATTTGCCAACCTCAATACCGAAGAGGAAAAGGCTCGTTTGGAGCTAACGCTAGATTCTGTCGCTAAGAACGCTGCCTCGAGGGAAACACCATGA
- the moaA gene encoding GTP 3',8-cyclase MoaA, translated as MTKQPIAEKLIDDFGRRVSYVRISVTDRCDFRCVYCMSEEMTFLPRAQVLTLEELAMVAQAFTELGVEKIRLTGGEPLVRKGIEQLVDDIGALPGLNDFTMTTNGASLRKHAKRLYQGGLRRLNISLDSLDPERFKQLTRTGELAKVIDGIHAAKEAGFSRIKLNAVILKGRNDDEVLDLVTFARQEGLDISFIEEMPLGDVSDHSRAETFYSSDDVQALIETRYPLMPSTETTPGPSRYFKMADSSSRVGFISPHSHNFCDSCNRVRVTVEGRLLLCLGNEHSVDLRAVLRRHPGNMQALKTAIINALPLKPERHHFTTDGDVQVVRFMNMTGG; from the coding sequence ATGACCAAACAACCAATTGCCGAAAAACTCATTGATGATTTCGGCCGCCGTGTTAGTTATGTACGCATTTCCGTAACGGATCGCTGCGACTTTCGCTGCGTTTACTGCATGAGCGAAGAGATGACCTTCCTGCCAAGAGCTCAGGTGCTTACGCTGGAAGAACTCGCCATGGTGGCCCAGGCGTTTACCGAACTAGGCGTTGAGAAAATCCGCTTAACCGGGGGCGAACCGCTAGTGCGTAAAGGCATTGAGCAGCTCGTGGACGACATTGGGGCGCTGCCAGGGCTCAACGACTTCACCATGACCACGAACGGGGCCAGTCTGCGTAAACACGCCAAACGGCTCTATCAAGGGGGGCTGCGCAGGCTCAATATCAGCCTCGACTCTCTTGACCCCGAGCGCTTCAAACAGCTAACCCGTACAGGTGAGTTAGCGAAGGTGATTGACGGCATTCACGCCGCTAAAGAAGCTGGCTTTTCACGCATCAAGCTTAACGCTGTGATTCTCAAGGGGCGCAATGATGATGAAGTGCTGGACCTTGTCACGTTCGCTCGCCAAGAAGGACTCGATATCAGCTTTATCGAAGAGATGCCGCTGGGCGATGTGTCTGATCACTCGCGAGCCGAGACCTTTTACTCTAGTGACGACGTTCAAGCACTGATCGAGACTCGCTACCCGCTCATGCCGTCAACGGAAACCACACCTGGGCCTTCGCGCTATTTTAAAATGGCCGATAGCAGCAGTCGGGTTGGCTTTATTTCGCCCCATAGTCACAACTTTTGCGATAGCTGCAACCGCGTTCGGGTAACCGTTGAAGGCCGTCTACTGCTCTGCCTCGGCAATGAACACTCGGTCGATTTGCGTGCCGTACTGCGCCGGCATCCTGGCAATATGCAGGCGTTGAAAACCGCCATTATTAATGCTTTGCCGCTCAAGCCCGAACGCCATCACTTTACGACCGATGGCGATGTTCAGGTGGTGCGCTTTATGAATATGACAGGGGGTTAA
- a CDS encoding 4Fe-4S binding protein encodes MNQRIQLASVDDQVNVTAREAVRQRISWPVNLTPANVTYHSRGHALLMGNSHEVSQATRVLQGRGLASLTLLTTDSAVDLVAASEPLICQTLTDTQQSQLRITGYLGAFRVEVAPANSDTLNLAQALIERDVFDVVLDLTAAGISNATHSWEIPPPGYVCLDWLAQEAQRGEVLESVIELVGEFGKPRYFQVNSDLCAHSASGNVGCTRCLDVCPADAISSIQGRIESRIEIDPFLCQGVGSCTSACPTGAIEFRLPETRRQQDTLATWLAAYREAGGQAPVMRFVTHDFLDAERQAGAVTPGHLLDVPLEELGAAGHDQWLTALVNGAAEVRIQLHDEMPPRLTTFITHQVAQAHGLLEALGHDTTRIKLLQPEPTEERDALPTLTPLTAAALTFTDPQKRARFNQVLATLAALGAPSNDRHSMPDGAAYGGIQVDREACTLCHACVSNCPTPALKAGGDTPALSFLESDCVQCGLCEQACPESAITLLPGFLAAPERDTRQICHEEAAFECIGCGKPFATASTVATIKAKLANHPYFAGDALARLEMCEDCRVKDVWKTMIRDPDAQLKV; translated from the coding sequence ATGAACCAACGAATCCAACTGGCATCGGTAGATGACCAGGTTAACGTCACCGCCCGCGAAGCGGTACGCCAGCGTATCTCGTGGCCGGTTAATTTAACGCCTGCTAATGTGACTTATCACAGCCGCGGCCATGCGCTGTTGATGGGTAATTCACACGAGGTTAGCCAAGCTACCCGAGTGTTACAGGGCCGTGGCTTGGCATCGTTGACGCTGCTGACAACTGATTCTGCCGTCGATTTAGTCGCTGCCAGCGAGCCTCTCATCTGCCAAACGCTAACCGATACCCAGCAATCTCAACTGCGAATTACTGGTTATCTGGGTGCCTTTCGCGTTGAAGTGGCGCCCGCGAATAGCGACACGCTCAATCTGGCTCAAGCGCTTATTGAGCGTGACGTGTTTGACGTGGTGCTCGACTTAACGGCAGCAGGCATATCGAACGCTACGCATTCATGGGAAATCCCACCGCCAGGCTATGTGTGTCTGGATTGGTTGGCTCAAGAAGCTCAGCGCGGCGAGGTTCTGGAAAGCGTTATTGAGCTCGTCGGTGAATTCGGTAAACCGCGTTATTTCCAGGTTAATAGTGATCTCTGTGCGCATTCCGCGAGTGGCAACGTTGGCTGTACTCGCTGTTTGGATGTTTGCCCCGCAGATGCTATTTCCAGCATTCAGGGGCGCATTGAATCGCGTATTGAGATTGACCCGTTCCTTTGCCAAGGGGTGGGCAGTTGTACCAGTGCTTGCCCAACCGGTGCGATTGAATTTCGCCTGCCGGAAACCCGTCGTCAGCAAGACACCTTAGCGACGTGGCTGGCCGCCTATCGCGAGGCGGGCGGTCAAGCGCCTGTGATGCGCTTTGTCACCCATGACTTTCTTGATGCTGAACGCCAAGCAGGTGCTGTTACGCCAGGCCACCTACTTGATGTCCCGCTTGAAGAACTGGGTGCTGCTGGCCACGATCAGTGGCTTACCGCGCTGGTGAACGGAGCTGCCGAGGTGCGTATTCAGTTGCACGATGAGATGCCGCCTCGTTTAACCACGTTTATCACTCATCAAGTCGCCCAAGCCCACGGCCTGCTAGAAGCGCTGGGGCATGACACTACGCGAATTAAGCTGCTGCAGCCGGAGCCGACTGAAGAGCGCGATGCACTTCCCACGCTTACGCCCTTAACTGCCGCTGCGCTGACCTTTACCGACCCCCAGAAGCGCGCCCGCTTTAATCAGGTGCTAGCAACACTGGCGGCACTTGGAGCGCCTAGCAATGACCGGCATAGCATGCCTGACGGGGCCGCTTATGGCGGTATTCAAGTAGATCGTGAAGCCTGCACGCTTTGCCATGCCTGCGTTAGTAATTGCCCGACACCTGCATTGAAAGCAGGGGGCGATACACCCGCGCTAAGTTTCTTGGAGTCTGACTGTGTGCAGTGCGGGCTATGTGAACAGGCGTGCCCTGAAAGCGCGATTACGCTGCTTCCTGGTTTTTTGGCTGCACCAGAACGCGACACACGGCAAATTTGCCACGAAGAGGCGGCTTTTGAGTGCATTGGCTGCGGCAAGCCTTTTGCGACTGCCAGTACGGTAGCGACCATCAAAGCGAAGCTGGCTAACCACCCCTATTTCGCGGGCGATGCACTAGCGCGGCTAGAAATGTGCGAGGACTGCCGGGTCAAAGATGTGTGGAAAACCATGATCCGTGACCCTGATGCGCAACTAAAGGTGTAA
- a CDS encoding DUF3306 domain-containing protein — MSRLERWSRKKRGVESDEADAALDNPPNGSTEPKSELGLEADALSATASDTESLDAEASVDDARPLPGSLDHTLPDPDNLPAGSDFSAFMAPGVSAALRRRALKRLWATGNYNVRDGLDDYDADYRQQLKPMATELAGKLRRWANKAEEALDRPAEADDKNIADDGTPIPPEDVNACTSDSGFVQKQQLDDQSDLSDDEVDECINRK; from the coding sequence GTGAGCAGACTTGAACGCTGGTCACGTAAAAAGCGTGGCGTTGAAAGCGACGAAGCAGACGCAGCATTAGATAACCCTCCCAACGGCAGCACAGAGCCGAAGTCAGAGCTAGGGCTAGAGGCCGATGCGCTAAGTGCTACTGCCAGCGATACTGAGTCGTTGGATGCAGAGGCTAGCGTTGATGACGCGCGCCCGCTTCCTGGCAGCTTGGATCACACCTTACCCGACCCTGATAATTTACCGGCAGGTAGTGATTTCAGCGCGTTCATGGCACCTGGTGTCAGCGCTGCACTGCGCCGCCGTGCCCTAAAAAGGCTATGGGCCACCGGTAACTACAACGTACGCGATGGGTTGGATGACTACGATGCTGATTATCGTCAGCAGCTTAAGCCTATGGCCACTGAACTGGCAGGCAAGCTTCGCCGCTGGGCAAACAAAGCGGAAGAGGCATTAGATAGGCCAGCAGAAGCAGATGATAAGAACATCGCGGATGACGGCACTCCTATTCCACCTGAAGACGTTAATGCCTGTACAAGCGATAGTGGTTTTGTACAAAAACAGCAACTAGACGACCAGTCTGATTTGTCTGATGATGAAGTAGACGAATGTATAAATAGGAAATGA
- a CDS encoding formate dehydrogenase accessory sulfurtransferase FdhD: MPALQLSRARLPATTTIDVLDAYGDSRQQAIAAERALTVYLNKREIVTLMTLGDDPEALVVGYLRNQGLLRRAEDLSAVQVDWEVESAAVVTDYLPDDLDNRLSTRTVTTGCGQGTVFGKLLEQTSLSALPETALAQSTLYQLLTNLNTYNETYRSAGAVHGCALCQQSRVLDFVEDVGRHNAVDTLAGHQWLNQAESSSADIFYTTGRLTSEMVLKVAQMGISVLVSRSGVTQKGVELAERFGVMLIARAKGKNFQAINTANRLTLDAIPAKPPSARTSKEAGI, encoded by the coding sequence ATGCCCGCCCTTCAGTTAAGCCGAGCCCGCTTACCGGCCACGACGACAATCGATGTGCTGGATGCTTACGGCGACTCCCGCCAACAAGCCATCGCCGCAGAGCGCGCGCTGACGGTTTATCTCAATAAGCGTGAAATTGTCACGCTAATGACGCTGGGCGATGACCCTGAAGCCTTGGTGGTGGGCTATCTACGCAACCAGGGATTACTGCGCCGTGCGGAAGATTTATCGGCGGTACAGGTGGATTGGGAGGTGGAGTCCGCCGCCGTCGTCACCGATTATTTACCTGACGATTTAGACAACCGGCTGAGTACTCGTACCGTCACCACGGGTTGTGGTCAGGGGACCGTGTTCGGCAAATTACTGGAACAAACATCGCTCTCTGCGTTACCTGAGACAGCGCTGGCGCAATCAACGCTTTATCAGTTGCTAACCAATTTGAATACCTACAACGAGACCTATCGCAGCGCGGGAGCAGTACACGGTTGCGCGCTGTGCCAGCAAAGCCGCGTGCTCGATTTCGTTGAAGATGTCGGACGTCACAACGCGGTGGATACCCTGGCAGGCCACCAGTGGCTCAACCAGGCCGAAAGCAGTAGTGCTGATATTTTCTATACTACTGGCCGCCTAACTTCCGAAATGGTGTTGAAAGTGGCGCAAATGGGGATCAGCGTGCTGGTTTCACGTTCTGGGGTGACCCAAAAAGGTGTGGAGCTGGCGGAACGCTTCGGCGTGATGCTGATTGCTCGGGCTAAAGGCAAAAATTTTCAGGCGATTAATACCGCTAACCGCCTAACGTTAGATGCCATTCCAGCCAAACCACCCAGTGCGCGCACGTCTAAGGAGGCCGGTATATGA
- a CDS encoding DUF3305 domain-containing protein: MSDNLRSLSITLVAEPKQVRGFTLTQWRIAELTPGEQGDYVLSLQLSMTERAAYRFNLTSATPRLFVRAGFTGQAPKPDAITASQDVAAGWLDGEQQVLEASMPMAIQVWLESYLARHGEAPPEKRKKKHKGAGRAKETPTKEQPQ; encoded by the coding sequence ATGAGTGATAATCTGCGCTCTTTGAGCATTACCTTGGTGGCAGAGCCCAAGCAGGTGAGGGGCTTTACCTTAACGCAATGGCGTATCGCTGAGCTCACGCCAGGTGAGCAAGGTGACTATGTGCTTAGCCTTCAACTGTCGATGACCGAGCGTGCGGCCTACCGCTTTAACCTTACGTCAGCAACTCCGCGTCTTTTTGTTCGCGCTGGTTTTACCGGACAAGCGCCCAAGCCTGATGCTATTACCGCAAGCCAAGATGTCGCGGCGGGCTGGCTTGATGGTGAACAGCAGGTACTCGAAGCATCGATGCCGATGGCGATTCAGGTATGGCTGGAAAGCTATTTAGCGCGTCATGGAGAAGCACCACCAGAAAAGCGCAAAAAGAAGCATAAGGGAGCCGGTCGGGCTAAAGAAACCCCGACCAAGGAGCAGCCCCAGTGA